A portion of the Halodesulfovibrio aestuarii DSM 17919 = ATCC 29578 genome contains these proteins:
- a CDS encoding DUF3164 family protein has product MDGYMENAQGHLVPVEQIKPVDLARHELVMEKVDKAKAMQDELAALKGEIMNDVETFVSLSAEQYGVKIGGQKGNVSLVSYDGQYQIKRQISEHLDFDERLQAAKSLVDECLKDWTEGSPGELRAVVNDAFQVDKEGKINVGRILGLRRLQIMDERWKRAMEAISDSIRVTGTKAYFRIYERNANGKMAAIPLDIAAL; this is encoded by the coding sequence ATGGACGGATACATGGAGAATGCACAGGGACATCTCGTTCCAGTGGAACAGATTAAGCCTGTCGATTTAGCGCGGCATGAGCTGGTTATGGAGAAGGTTGATAAGGCCAAGGCCATGCAGGATGAGCTCGCGGCGTTGAAAGGCGAAATCATGAATGATGTTGAAACCTTCGTTTCTCTTTCTGCTGAACAATACGGTGTGAAGATTGGTGGCCAAAAGGGTAATGTGTCTCTTGTTTCTTACGATGGGCAATATCAGATTAAGCGTCAGATCAGCGAGCACCTTGACTTTGATGAACGCCTTCAGGCCGCAAAATCTCTTGTTGATGAATGCTTGAAGGATTGGACAGAAGGCAGTCCCGGTGAATTGCGTGCCGTGGTGAATGATGCGTTTCAAGTGGATAAGGAAGGCAAGATTAATGTAGGTCGTATTCTTGGCTTGCGCCGCCTTCAGATTATGGACGAACGCTGGAAGCGTGCAATGGAAGCTATTTCAGATTCTATCCGTGTGACAGGCACAAAGGCATACTTCCGAATCTACGAACGCAACGCAAACGGAAAGATGGCGGCTATTCCGCTGGATATCGCAGCGTTGTAA
- a CDS encoding AAA family ATPase: MRRDVFIETRNVLEFRQKVRALEDDQHGEPGFALIFGQAGRGKTETTRNYHAMTGGIFLRVMQGWTQYAFLQELCYHVCGLRPHGVAACKNKIIEALEALPQTIFVDEADRLHVDRIEDLRDIFDITGSPIVLIGELELRGLLGARRRIWSRVKQVVEFGSVSEEDVAILGDEAAGLDITPDACAQIVRQADGDFRLVWSFISHLEQAAKAHETQEVDTPLVAKVAKQVASWRR; this comes from the coding sequence ATGAGACGTGATGTATTTATTGAAACTCGTAATGTGCTTGAGTTCCGTCAGAAGGTGCGCGCATTGGAAGATGATCAGCATGGAGAGCCGGGCTTTGCCCTGATTTTTGGGCAAGCGGGACGCGGCAAAACAGAAACTACCCGTAACTATCATGCGATGACTGGCGGAATATTCTTACGTGTCATGCAAGGTTGGACGCAGTACGCCTTTTTACAGGAGCTTTGTTATCATGTTTGTGGTTTGCGTCCTCATGGTGTTGCTGCCTGTAAAAATAAGATTATCGAGGCGTTGGAGGCATTGCCGCAGACGATTTTTGTGGATGAGGCAGACCGCTTACACGTCGATCGAATCGAAGATTTACGCGACATATTCGACATTACTGGGTCGCCAATTGTCCTGATTGGAGAGCTGGAGTTACGTGGGCTGCTTGGTGCTCGTCGTCGTATCTGGAGCCGCGTAAAGCAGGTGGTCGAGTTTGGTTCGGTTTCTGAGGAAGATGTGGCGATTCTTGGAGATGAAGCAGCAGGGCTGGATATTACCCCAGACGCATGTGCACAGATAGTACGACAAGCTGATGGTGATTTTCGACTTGTATGGAGTTTTATTAGCCACCTTGAGCAGGCGGCAAAGGCGCATGAAACACAAGAAGTAGATACCCCGCTTGTGGCAAAAGTTGCCAAGCAAGTGGCAAGCTGGAGGCGATAA
- a CDS encoding Mu transposase C-terminal domain-containing protein, with protein sequence MLKEAYTTRELASILGFSQPKGVLVRANRESWQARPRVGRGGGNEWLVSTMPEATRTALVSAEARLVDQQAVQPTVPTLATAGVSDAKRKKALARADLVVLYSEWIAKAEFGSKAVARDSFIQAYKGGAWPHLLETLGVKASWKSIERWKLELRKNGTVVALVDRRGAGNEQRAKMTEEHAKLLLNAVLQPNHPTISTAIRMATSAMTAQKLPIPAERTMRRFLSIWKETNFGTWVYTREGKKAWNDKAAFYIERDYNLIEVGDILVADGHVLNFETLNPWTGKPQRMELIMWYDMKSNCPMGWEIMPTENTQGIAAAFRRAVMTLGKFPLIAYLDNGRAFRSKYFNGVDFRQTGIAGLFQDLGIHTIFAWPYHGQSKTIERFFGTLHELEQWVPSYVGNNIAAKPARLNRGEPLHRKAYDAAGGRPLTLEETHYVVAQWIDEYIQRPQRGHLNGKTPAEVFMQGRGAGVDESKLRHLMMAKAVRQIRREGIRFLGERYYDGLMHGRTHAVQIKYDLHDRSSILVFSEDGSEFICKAQRQNAIHPAASLLGTDQHREELQQAITLKKDQERDASSIARQVLEDSLAAQRDRMVAIQNEKIEPKKVADTPLSQSKVLSIESAKKKAQTQRSKAPSYVPPVQKPEIVTELDKYDYLFGLSVKDGVVLREPDSEWMEQYESTEEYVQDAAPRYERLRKYYGKTRQCVAQAN encoded by the coding sequence ATGTTGAAAGAAGCTTACACAACCAGAGAGCTAGCAAGTATTTTAGGTTTTTCGCAGCCTAAAGGGGTGCTTGTAAGAGCAAACCGTGAATCATGGCAAGCACGCCCTCGTGTTGGACGTGGCGGTGGCAATGAGTGGCTGGTTTCGACTATGCCTGAAGCAACCCGCACAGCTCTTGTCTCTGCTGAAGCTAGACTTGTAGATCAACAGGCTGTGCAGCCGACAGTGCCTACGTTAGCAACTGCTGGTGTAAGTGATGCAAAACGTAAGAAAGCGCTAGCCCGTGCGGATCTTGTTGTGCTGTATTCGGAATGGATTGCTAAGGCCGAATTCGGCAGCAAAGCCGTGGCGCGCGATTCCTTTATTCAAGCTTACAAGGGTGGAGCATGGCCTCATTTATTGGAAACTCTTGGCGTAAAGGCTTCGTGGAAATCCATTGAACGTTGGAAGCTGGAGCTTCGTAAGAATGGAACGGTTGTGGCGTTGGTTGATAGACGCGGTGCAGGAAACGAGCAGCGCGCAAAGATGACAGAAGAGCATGCAAAGTTACTTCTTAATGCAGTGCTTCAACCTAACCACCCAACTATTAGTACCGCCATTCGCATGGCAACTTCTGCAATGACTGCTCAGAAGTTACCAATCCCCGCAGAGCGCACAATGCGTCGTTTCCTTTCTATTTGGAAAGAAACAAATTTTGGAACGTGGGTCTATACGCGTGAAGGTAAGAAAGCGTGGAATGATAAAGCCGCATTCTACATTGAGCGTGACTACAATCTGATTGAAGTTGGTGACATCCTTGTTGCTGATGGACACGTTTTGAACTTTGAAACGCTTAATCCTTGGACGGGCAAACCGCAGCGCATGGAACTTATTATGTGGTATGACATGAAGTCTAACTGCCCAATGGGTTGGGAGATCATGCCCACAGAAAATACGCAGGGCATTGCCGCAGCCTTCCGGCGTGCTGTTATGACACTCGGTAAGTTCCCTCTTATTGCCTACCTCGATAACGGCAGGGCGTTTCGCTCCAAGTATTTTAACGGGGTAGACTTCCGCCAGACAGGAATAGCAGGGTTGTTTCAAGATCTTGGTATTCATACAATTTTTGCATGGCCGTATCATGGTCAGTCAAAAACAATCGAACGATTTTTTGGAACGTTGCACGAGCTAGAGCAGTGGGTGCCGTCATACGTGGGCAATAACATTGCTGCAAAGCCAGCACGTTTAAATCGTGGTGAGCCATTGCATCGCAAAGCATATGATGCTGCTGGAGGCCGCCCCTTGACCCTTGAGGAAACTCATTACGTAGTGGCTCAGTGGATAGATGAATATATCCAGCGACCACAGCGTGGGCATCTGAACGGCAAAACTCCTGCAGAAGTATTTATGCAAGGGCGAGGTGCTGGCGTTGATGAAAGCAAATTGCGCCACCTTATGATGGCAAAAGCAGTACGTCAGATACGTCGAGAAGGTATCCGCTTTCTTGGTGAACGCTACTACGACGGCCTGATGCACGGCAGAACACATGCAGTTCAAATTAAGTATGACTTACACGATCGTTCTTCAATTTTGGTGTTCAGTGAAGACGGTAGCGAGTTCATTTGCAAGGCGCAGCGCCAGAATGCAATTCACCCTGCTGCGAGTTTGCTCGGAACGGATCAACACCGTGAAGAACTTCAGCAAGCAATTACTTTGAAGAAAGATCAGGAGCGTGACGCATCAAGCATTGCGCGACAGGTTCTTGAAGATTCACTTGCCGCACAGCGTGATCGAATGGTTGCCATTCAAAATGAGAAAATTGAACCGAAGAAGGTCGCAGATACGCCGCTTTCGCAATCAAAGGTTCTCAGCATTGAATCAGCTAAGAAGAAGGCGCAAACACAGCGCAGCAAAGCCCCATCTTATGTTCCCCCAGTACAGAAGCCTGAGATTGTTACTGAGCTGGATAAGTATGACTACCTGTTTGGCCTGTCCGTAAAGGACGGTGTTGTTCTGCGGGAGCCGGATAGCGAGTGGATGGAACAGTATGAAAGCACAGAAGAATATGTTCAGGATGCCGCACCGCGCTACGAGCGGCTTCGGAAATACTACGGAAAAACCCGCCAGTGCGTGGCGCAGGCGAACTAG
- a CDS encoding helix-turn-helix transcriptional regulator, translating to MNTLGSRIKIARGKLSQDAFSKQIGVSKGSLGFYERDENLPNTEVALKICSETGVSIAWLLSGEESEEPASTLDNADQMTYSQCPKCDKIEADLRKEREEVRELTKELREINAENRTLLKENGDLRTRLATLEARAAPTDKSPTDSPADAASSRKHA from the coding sequence ATGAATACGCTTGGTTCTAGGATTAAAATAGCGCGAGGAAAACTATCTCAAGATGCTTTTTCTAAGCAAATTGGAGTTAGCAAAGGGTCTTTAGGCTTCTACGAACGGGATGAAAATCTGCCCAATACTGAAGTTGCACTAAAAATCTGTTCAGAGACAGGAGTTAGCATTGCATGGCTTCTGTCTGGTGAAGAATCAGAGGAACCTGCAAGTACTTTAGATAACGCGGATCAAATGACATATTCCCAGTGTCCAAAGTGTGACAAGATAGAGGCTGATTTACGCAAAGAGCGTGAAGAGGTTCGCGAGCTCACAAAAGAATTGCGCGAAATAAACGCAGAAAACAGGACATTATTGAAAGAGAACGGAGATCTTAGAACTCGTTTGGCTACTCTTGAAGCAAGAGCTGCCCCTACAGATAAGTCTCCTACAGATAGCCCAGCAGACGCCGCCAGCTCGCGCAAGCATGCATAA
- a CDS encoding SIMPL domain-containing protein, producing the protein MISENKKNIKVLSPISACILAVGIVAAAAVIMQGLVNFRGSERYVTVKGLAMKDVEANIASWSIKHVVTGNDLSALQVTIEANSGLIEQFLLNHGVPKDTKFFKTVDVQDRFALTYGQEAPVDQRYIVSETITVQTDKLDAVEGAYQDVGELIKKGVSIVKEGQEGSGNPIYIFTRLNEIKPEMIHAATINARSSAEQFAKDSGAEVGAIKQANQGVFQMLPRHSDEMYLEKFARYKTIRVVSTIKFYLK; encoded by the coding sequence ATGATAAGCGAAAATAAAAAAAACATAAAAGTTCTTTCACCTATAAGTGCATGTATTTTGGCAGTAGGAATTGTCGCGGCTGCTGCTGTTATTATGCAGGGGCTTGTAAATTTTAGGGGATCAGAGCGCTATGTAACTGTTAAGGGCCTTGCAATGAAAGATGTTGAAGCTAACATCGCCTCGTGGTCCATAAAGCATGTTGTTACTGGTAACGATCTTTCAGCGTTGCAGGTTACTATTGAAGCGAATTCGGGCTTAATTGAGCAATTTTTGCTAAATCACGGTGTACCTAAGGATACAAAGTTTTTTAAAACGGTTGATGTGCAGGATCGTTTTGCTCTTACCTATGGCCAAGAAGCTCCTGTAGACCAAAGGTATATTGTTTCTGAGACAATTACAGTGCAAACAGATAAACTTGATGCTGTAGAGGGTGCTTATCAGGATGTAGGCGAACTGATTAAAAAAGGTGTGAGCATTGTCAAAGAGGGGCAGGAGGGCTCGGGTAATCCTATTTATATCTTTACGCGGTTAAATGAAATTAAGCCTGAGATGATTCATGCCGCAACTATCAATGCCCGAAGCAGCGCCGAGCAATTCGCAAAAGATTCAGGAGCAGAAGTAGGAGCGATCAAGCAAGCCAATCAGGGCGTGTTTCAAATGCTTCCAAGACATTCAGATGAAATGTATCTGGAAAAATTTGCTCGCTACAAAACAATACGTGTAGTTTCGACAATCAAGTTCTATTTGAAGTAG
- the tmcD gene encoding electron transfer complex subunit TmcD codes for MYKTETWDWETGQRTIADMTPDNDHKWQEEIFISPDGEKASAVVCLDDAEFSIRTNDNVSENTFEKLWELTYATNGNLCCYAMQDEEWTMMVDNKPWEETYGFVWSPLLSADGKNVATAVQQDMEYGMSVNGTIWENLFENANNFAFSPDGSKSAAVVQVKSMGQADLKTFRSGIFSIAVDGVAWDNNLMNAWTPVFDNNAYRVAAQVRLTLYDYTIIADNILWDNTYQGVWNPSFTPDGKHVVAPVRQGGKWGMAKDGQLIWQATYANCWHQQFSEDGENLYAIVAPEFGKFTVAANDKPWKMRSPVVTDLAVSPDGKNAAALANTLNKNWRVCVNGSVWDGSYDMAWKPVFCPNSDAVAAKVRKKGKYTVLVNGKTVGGEFDMCFDPIFNTDGSKILVRGLHDGKALRVVANVPK; via the coding sequence ATGTATAAAACGGAAACGTGGGATTGGGAGACCGGTCAACGCACCATTGCTGACATGACACCCGACAATGACCACAAATGGCAGGAAGAAATTTTTATTTCTCCTGATGGGGAGAAGGCTTCTGCTGTTGTATGTCTAGATGATGCTGAGTTCTCAATACGGACGAATGACAATGTTTCTGAGAACACATTCGAAAAATTGTGGGAACTTACGTATGCTACCAATGGTAATCTCTGCTGCTATGCAATGCAGGATGAAGAGTGGACCATGATGGTAGATAACAAACCGTGGGAAGAAACCTACGGTTTTGTCTGGTCCCCATTGCTCAGTGCTGATGGCAAGAACGTTGCTACGGCAGTTCAGCAGGACATGGAATACGGCATGTCCGTAAACGGAACAATCTGGGAAAACCTTTTTGAAAACGCAAACAACTTTGCGTTTAGTCCTGACGGCTCGAAATCAGCTGCAGTTGTTCAGGTTAAATCTATGGGGCAAGCCGATCTAAAAACATTCCGCAGCGGTATTTTCTCCATCGCAGTAGATGGCGTTGCATGGGATAACAATCTCATGAACGCATGGACACCTGTGTTTGATAACAATGCATACCGCGTTGCTGCACAGGTACGGCTCACACTCTACGATTACACTATTATTGCTGACAACATCCTTTGGGATAATACGTATCAGGGTGTGTGGAACCCAAGTTTTACACCGGATGGCAAGCATGTTGTTGCGCCTGTTCGTCAAGGTGGAAAATGGGGAATGGCTAAGGATGGACAACTGATATGGCAGGCTACCTACGCTAACTGTTGGCACCAGCAGTTCAGTGAAGATGGTGAAAATCTCTACGCAATTGTTGCTCCTGAATTCGGGAAGTTTACTGTTGCAGCTAATGACAAGCCCTGGAAGATGCGTTCTCCGGTTGTGACAGATCTTGCTGTTTCCCCTGACGGCAAGAATGCTGCTGCGTTGGCAAACACACTAAATAAAAATTGGCGTGTTTGTGTAAACGGTTCCGTTTGGGATGGCTCATACGATATGGCGTGGAAACCTGTGTTCTGTCCGAACAGCGATGCGGTTGCTGCTAAAGTACGCAAAAAGGGAAAATACACAGTACTTGTTAACGGAAAAACCGTTGGCGGTGAGTTTGATATGTGCTTCGACCCTATTTTTAATACAGATGGCAGTAAAATTCTTGTCCGTGGCCTACACGATGGAAAAGCTCTACGTGTTGTTGCTAATGTGCCTAAATAA
- the tmcC gene encoding TmcC family electron transfer complex membrane anchor subunit: protein MNSLYNFAVGPLAWAAFIILAVTAVWRLWSMHSLAKQKDASSVAYMSWKFSLRSIFNWLIPYKSLGWKANPVLTAVTYVFHICFIVLVIFVTPHQILLENAFGITYPTLSSDAADVLTLIVIACCCYFVYRRVTNVTVRYVTRTNDWVSLGLVAVPFLTAILGSWSVGGEIMPLLHVLTAEALIVAIPFTRLAHILFALFTRAYMGSEFGGVRHCKDW from the coding sequence ATGAACAGTCTCTACAATTTTGCTGTAGGACCGTTAGCATGGGCAGCCTTTATCATTCTGGCTGTAACCGCAGTATGGCGCCTGTGGTCCATGCACTCCCTTGCTAAACAAAAAGACGCGTCATCAGTAGCCTATATGAGCTGGAAATTCAGCCTCCGCTCAATTTTTAACTGGCTTATTCCTTACAAATCACTCGGCTGGAAAGCGAATCCAGTTCTTACTGCAGTTACTTATGTGTTCCATATTTGTTTTATTGTCCTAGTTATTTTTGTAACTCCTCATCAGATTCTTTTGGAAAATGCGTTTGGTATTACCTACCCGACGCTCTCTTCCGATGCTGCTGATGTGCTTACTCTTATTGTCATTGCCTGTTGCTGTTACTTTGTGTACCGCCGCGTTACCAACGTCACTGTCCGCTATGTTACCCGTACTAACGACTGGGTCAGCCTTGGTCTTGTTGCTGTTCCTTTTCTTACGGCAATACTCGGTTCATGGAGCGTAGGCGGAGAAATCATGCCGCTGCTGCACGTACTCACAGCAGAAGCTCTTATTGTGGCCATCCCGTTCACCCGTCTTGCTCATATCCTGTTCGCTCTGTTCACCAGAGCCTATATGGGATCTGAATTCGGCGGCGTTCGCCACTGTAAAGACTGGTAA
- the tmcB gene encoding electron transfer complex ferredoxin TmcB has translation MSIQDRKIEDEGLSYGVSKLTTDKIQQTFKALIDNETGAKLKAFSESCVRCGMCAEACHFFVSHGNDPSYSPVGKVSQTMTKLLANDGKVTPDDIYGMAQVAYTECNLCRRCVHYCPIGIDVAYIMTTIRRFCHKLGVTPQYIQDTAHSHSATMNQMWVKDDEWIDSLFWQEDEAREEFPTLRIPMDKEGADFYYSVIAPEPKFRTQLIYQAAAIMNQAGCDWTMPSMPGWDNSDMCMYSGDFEMMGRLKRQHFELAQKLKVSRIVMGECGHAFRSIYDNGNRWLGWKDYPVPVVHSIEFFAELFEQGRIKLTHKIQEPVTIHDPCNIVRGYGLMDKLRYVAHQLCDNIVEMYPNREHNFCCSAGGGVINCGPPFKKVRVEGNLAKANQLKATGAKICIAPCHNCHGGLEDVIHHYDLGIELKFLGDLIYELMEKPE, from the coding sequence ATGAGTATTCAAGACAGAAAAATTGAGGATGAAGGTCTCTCATACGGTGTAAGTAAACTTACGACTGATAAGATCCAGCAGACATTCAAAGCTCTCATTGATAATGAAACCGGTGCCAAGCTAAAAGCCTTCTCCGAAAGCTGTGTGCGTTGCGGAATGTGCGCGGAGGCTTGCCACTTCTTCGTGTCTCACGGCAACGATCCTTCCTACTCCCCTGTGGGTAAAGTCTCCCAGACTATGACCAAGCTCCTTGCAAACGACGGCAAGGTGACTCCTGACGATATCTACGGAATGGCACAGGTCGCATATACTGAATGTAATTTGTGCCGCCGTTGTGTTCACTACTGTCCTATCGGTATTGACGTGGCCTACATTATGACCACTATTCGCCGTTTCTGTCACAAGCTTGGCGTAACACCACAGTATATTCAGGACACCGCGCACTCCCACTCCGCCACCATGAACCAGATGTGGGTAAAGGATGACGAGTGGATAGACAGCTTGTTCTGGCAGGAAGACGAAGCGCGGGAAGAGTTCCCGACTCTTCGAATCCCAATGGATAAAGAAGGCGCGGACTTCTACTACTCCGTTATTGCACCGGAACCAAAGTTCCGGACTCAGCTTATTTATCAAGCTGCCGCAATCATGAATCAAGCTGGTTGTGACTGGACTATGCCGTCCATGCCGGGCTGGGATAACAGCGATATGTGCATGTATTCCGGTGACTTTGAAATGATGGGACGATTAAAACGCCAACACTTCGAACTGGCGCAAAAGCTAAAAGTAAGCCGAATTGTCATGGGTGAATGTGGTCACGCATTCCGTTCCATTTACGACAATGGTAACCGCTGGCTTGGCTGGAAAGATTATCCAGTACCAGTAGTGCACTCCATTGAGTTCTTTGCAGAGCTTTTTGAGCAAGGACGCATCAAGCTCACCCACAAGATTCAAGAACCGGTAACCATCCATGACCCTTGTAACATCGTACGCGGCTACGGTCTTATGGATAAACTACGCTACGTAGCTCACCAGCTATGTGACAATATAGTTGAAATGTATCCTAACCGCGAACATAACTTCTGCTGTTCCGCAGGTGGCGGTGTTATCAACTGTGGTCCTCCATTCAAAAAAGTACGTGTAGAAGGCAACCTTGCTAAAGCCAACCAGCTTAAAGCAACCGGCGCTAAAATATGCATTGCGCCGTGCCATAACTGCCACGGCGGTCTTGAGGATGTTATCCACCATTACGACCTTGGAATCGAACTTAAATTCCTTGGCGACCTCATTTATGAGTTAATGGAAAAACCGGAATAA
- the tmcA gene encoding acidic tetraheme cytochrome c3 TmcA, whose translation MNKVLTSILMVFAFMLTVPVASAVAEGMPEGQMDVPELAPFKYAPASFDHDPHNEKAGLEDDCTACHHGSQDGMKVQEYDEELPCADCHTVKKKKGVTPLRRAFHLQCITCHEKQNKGPVQCKSCHQPEK comes from the coding sequence ATGAACAAAGTATTAACTTCGATACTGATGGTCTTTGCCTTCATGCTCACCGTTCCGGTAGCATCCGCAGTTGCTGAAGGCATGCCTGAAGGACAAATGGACGTACCGGAGCTTGCTCCGTTTAAATACGCACCAGCCTCTTTCGACCACGATCCGCATAACGAAAAAGCAGGGTTGGAAGACGACTGCACCGCCTGTCACCACGGTAGCCAAGACGGCATGAAGGTTCAGGAATATGATGAAGAACTTCCATGTGCAGACTGTCACACCGTAAAAAAGAAAAAAGGCGTAACGCCATTGCGCAGAGCATTCCACCTGCAGTGCATTACATGCCATGAAAAACAGAACAAAGGCCCAGTGCAGTGTAAATCCTGCCACCAACCTGAAAAATAG
- a CDS encoding universal stress protein, whose translation MFKKILFATSASPACDNAAKVSFDLAQKNNAKLYALHVLGVPSRGFSTTVTDLRTGEEETVDADYRDWVMEELTTTYATQLTEYKDTALELAVGVPATEILRFARKEGVDLIVMGANTRDDDPESARSRSIVGRTMEKVARLAKCPVLIVNRPCTTCWKLFSNIVYCTDFSPAADNAFEFAHATAKEIGAKLNIFHAFDITSSKMGLFPSQNDIERQLELAQKKIDERYVSKLKDYDNYDVEIWEGTPYVEILKFAREKQADLIIMAHHTAEVPAEDAELGSTVEQVVVRSACPVASVSRA comes from the coding sequence ATGTTTAAGAAAATTCTGTTCGCTACATCAGCTTCTCCCGCTTGTGACAACGCAGCCAAAGTTTCTTTTGACCTCGCACAAAAAAACAATGCTAAACTGTATGCCCTGCATGTTCTAGGAGTTCCATCCCGGGGCTTCAGTACTACAGTGACAGACCTTCGCACTGGCGAAGAAGAAACCGTAGACGCTGATTACCGAGACTGGGTAATGGAAGAATTAACCACAACCTATGCAACTCAACTGACTGAATACAAAGACACAGCACTGGAACTTGCCGTTGGCGTTCCTGCTACAGAAATCCTGCGCTTTGCACGCAAGGAAGGGGTTGATCTTATTGTTATGGGTGCAAACACTCGTGATGATGACCCAGAATCTGCCCGTTCCCGCTCTATTGTTGGTCGCACCATGGAAAAAGTAGCGCGTCTTGCCAAGTGTCCTGTGCTCATTGTGAACAGACCATGCACAACCTGCTGGAAACTTTTCTCTAACATCGTGTACTGCACGGACTTCTCCCCTGCAGCAGACAACGCATTCGAGTTTGCCCACGCAACAGCTAAAGAGATTGGTGCAAAGCTCAATATCTTCCACGCATTCGATATTACCAGTTCAAAAATGGGCCTTTTCCCATCTCAGAACGATATTGAACGCCAGCTAGAATTGGCGCAGAAGAAAATTGACGAACGCTATGTTTCCAAACTGAAAGACTATGACAACTATGATGTAGAAATTTGGGAAGGCACCCCGTACGTTGAAATTCTTAAATTTGCACGGGAAAAACAAGCCGACCTAATCATCATGGCACACCATACTGCTGAAGTTCCAGCAGAAGACGCAGAACTTGGCAGCACGGTTGAACAGGTTGTTGTCCGTTCCGCCTGCCCTGTCGCCAGTGTGTCGCGTGCATAA
- a CDS encoding response regulator: MNTPRVLVVDDELSFRLFLKTLFETSGMRVESARNGNEGYDKARANKPSLIVLDVMMPEWGGINMYRKIRTTPELADIPVVMLSAVAPEGFTHALNMIGISEKELPPPEAYVEKPPSPEKLLTTVRSLLKKSVSE, translated from the coding sequence ATGAATACACCGCGCGTACTTGTAGTAGATGACGAACTCAGTTTCAGGCTGTTCTTAAAAACGCTGTTCGAAACAAGTGGCATGCGGGTAGAAAGTGCCCGTAACGGCAATGAAGGTTACGATAAAGCGCGCGCTAATAAGCCTTCTTTAATCGTACTTGATGTGATGATGCCCGAATGGGGCGGAATCAATATGTATCGGAAAATTAGAACAACGCCGGAACTGGCAGATATACCGGTAGTAATGCTTTCTGCGGTGGCTCCGGAGGGTTTTACCCATGCTCTTAACATGATAGGCATATCAGAAAAGGAACTTCCTCCACCTGAAGCCTATGTGGAAAAACCCCCGAGTCCTGAAAAATTACTTACAACGGTTCGTAGTCTGCTAAAAAAGAGTGTTTCCGAATAA
- the divK gene encoding DVU0259 family response regulator domain-containing protein codes for MPHKVLVIDDDPYIVKYLIDILTDNGYATCSASNGAEGIEVLKREKPDLVTLDLEMPEEWGPRFYRKMVKEPGFEKTPVIVISGLPGIHLAIKNAVASLKKPFDPNALLEIIKDALAK; via the coding sequence ATGCCACATAAAGTCCTTGTAATTGATGACGATCCATATATTGTTAAATACCTCATCGATATTTTAACTGACAATGGCTATGCAACATGCTCAGCTTCAAACGGTGCCGAAGGTATCGAAGTGCTGAAACGCGAAAAGCCGGATCTCGTGACACTTGATCTGGAAATGCCGGAGGAATGGGGGCCTCGCTTTTATCGCAAAATGGTAAAAGAACCGGGCTTCGAAAAAACTCCGGTTATTGTAATCAGCGGCCTTCCTGGTATCCATCTGGCTATCAAAAATGCTGTTGCTTCACTGAAAAAACCTTTTGACCCCAACGCACTCCTTGAAATTATCAAGGATGCTTTGGCTAAATAA